From a single Bryobacter aggregatus MPL3 genomic region:
- a CDS encoding PIG-L deacetylase family protein, whose protein sequence is MNTEARVLYVTAHPDDEDPALLTYLSRGVGAHVTMLILTRGESGANVISADFFESLGALRTLEMRAAAQYYGVDVRYTRAFDYGFSKNIGEALRQWKEEELLAEVLEIAKAVRPHLIISRFNDSVRDGHGHHQTAGRMARLAFRDLPGVQKLYTSNWRDGEPVTLKINTGQYDPMLGRSYAQIGREGYRMHRSQGMNARVAPLGPVWSYLKLEGSRVGTPEQEDSLLDRLPLRPRDPRFAQLLRDFDALHPERSAPLLAQLSPSLPELRNEISHALVQALGIELEAKVDAGPVLQPGQRVQTNLKLHVRGAEPVEEIRYRVAGATASEDVRTLQVPPSAPFRAFPLRRSSPRASRYEPLPTAPDWTIRVSASFRYRGTEHRVEEDLAPVIGPAVSMQFDSAYGIVPSGQSHYEVGLTIRNLTKLPQQGTVHVDGAADQNFTLSKEGEEAKLRFRLSAPRETETIVRALARIGSQDYTVSFLPVTQPGIGVLYRSEPATHLLRKVDVKVAPGLRVGYLMGSGDEVAQGLRQLGVKVEMLGESELEHGDLSSYSSIWIGIRAYAVREDVKRHNGRLLDYVKQGGTLIVQYQTQEYDQNYAPFPYTQGRGAEETSEEDAPVTILAVDDPVFQTPNRIVPADFDGWVEQRGSKFFSSWAPEWKPLVAMHDQGQDPQRGVWLVAKHGKGQYVYCSMAWYRQLPFAVPGAIRLVANLVSLGQ, encoded by the coding sequence TTGAACACAGAAGCACGCGTCCTGTATGTGACTGCGCATCCAGATGATGAAGATCCCGCCCTTCTCACCTATCTCAGCCGTGGTGTGGGGGCTCACGTCACCATGCTGATTCTGACGCGAGGCGAAAGTGGGGCGAATGTGATCAGCGCAGACTTCTTCGAGTCCCTGGGGGCTCTGCGCACATTGGAGATGCGAGCGGCGGCCCAGTACTACGGTGTCGATGTTCGCTACACACGAGCCTTCGACTACGGTTTCTCTAAAAATATCGGGGAAGCTCTGCGGCAATGGAAAGAGGAGGAGTTGCTTGCTGAGGTACTGGAGATTGCAAAGGCCGTAAGACCTCATCTCATCATCAGCCGCTTTAATGACAGCGTACGCGATGGGCATGGCCATCACCAGACTGCCGGTCGCATGGCGCGCTTGGCGTTTCGCGACCTGCCTGGAGTACAGAAACTCTACACGAGTAATTGGCGGGATGGGGAGCCCGTTACGTTGAAGATCAACACCGGGCAATATGATCCGATGCTCGGCCGCAGCTATGCGCAGATTGGCCGCGAGGGGTACCGGATGCACCGCAGCCAGGGGATGAATGCGCGCGTCGCGCCGCTCGGGCCGGTGTGGTCTTATCTGAAGCTCGAAGGTTCGCGGGTGGGAACCCCGGAGCAGGAAGACAGTCTATTGGACCGTTTGCCACTTCGTCCGCGGGACCCCCGCTTCGCGCAGCTGCTGCGGGATTTCGATGCTCTCCATCCCGAGCGAAGTGCGCCCCTGCTGGCGCAATTGTCTCCATCCCTGCCGGAGTTACGCAACGAGATCTCGCATGCACTCGTGCAGGCGCTGGGCATCGAGTTGGAAGCGAAGGTAGATGCGGGCCCGGTCTTACAGCCTGGGCAGCGGGTCCAAACCAATCTGAAGCTGCATGTGAGAGGAGCGGAACCCGTGGAAGAGATCCGCTATCGCGTCGCAGGGGCTACTGCATCGGAAGATGTTCGGACCTTGCAAGTGCCGCCCAGTGCGCCGTTTCGGGCATTCCCGTTGCGAAGGAGCAGTCCGCGCGCTTCGCGCTATGAGCCGTTGCCCACAGCGCCGGACTGGACGATCCGGGTCTCGGCTTCCTTCCGCTATCGTGGCACGGAGCACCGGGTTGAGGAAGATCTGGCGCCGGTGATTGGCCCAGCCGTCAGCATGCAGTTCGATAGCGCCTATGGCATTGTTCCCTCCGGTCAGAGTCACTACGAGGTAGGCTTGACGATTCGCAATCTGACGAAGTTGCCGCAGCAAGGGACTGTCCACGTGGATGGTGCAGCCGATCAGAACTTCACCCTCAGCAAAGAAGGCGAGGAAGCGAAGTTACGCTTTCGTCTGAGCGCCCCCCGGGAGACGGAGACGATAGTCCGCGCCCTGGCGCGCATCGGTAGTCAAGATTACACCGTCAGCTTCCTGCCAGTGACGCAGCCGGGCATCGGTGTTCTTTACCGAAGCGAGCCCGCCACGCATCTGCTACGAAAAGTGGATGTCAAGGTGGCGCCGGGTCTTCGTGTGGGCTATTTGATGGGGAGCGGCGACGAGGTCGCGCAAGGTCTGCGGCAGCTTGGGGTGAAGGTCGAGATGCTGGGGGAATCGGAGTTGGAGCACGGCGATCTGAGTTCGTATTCTTCGATTTGGATTGGCATCCGTGCTTATGCGGTGCGAGAAGATGTGAAGCGTCACAACGGACGTTTGCTTGATTATGTGAAGCAGGGAGGGACCCTCATCGTGCAATACCAAACGCAGGAATACGATCAGAACTACGCACCCTTTCCTTACACACAGGGACGTGGAGCCGAAGAGACGAGCGAAGAAGATGCGCCAGTGACGATTCTTGCAGTGGACGATCCTGTGTTCCAGACCCCGAATCGCATCGTCCCCGCAGACTTCGATGGCTGGGTGGAGCAGCGTGGGTCGAAGTTCTTTTCAAGCTGGGCGCCGGAGTGGAAGCCGCTGGTTGCAATGCACGATCAGGGCCAGGATCCGCAGCGAGGTGTCTGGCTTGTGGCCAAGCATGGCAAAGGGCAGTATGTTTATTGTTCGATGGCCTGGTACCGCCAGTTGCCCTTTGCTGTGCCGGGAGCGATTCGGCTAGTGGCCAATCTAGTGAGTCTTGGACAGTGA
- a CDS encoding serine/threonine-protein kinase, with the protein MNVERWRKVEAIFHGARALPLTERPQYLQAESGSDEELAHEVQLLLEADLAQDGLDNPFGVAAFFETEHEPVDGQRIGAYRLIRKIGSGGMGAVFLAERADEVFHKQVALKLMSGGGASLARRFQKERQILAALEHPNITRLLDGGVTAQGSPYLVMEFIDGKVLSDYAKDIPLDAKLRLFASVCDAVHYAHQRLIIHRDLKPGNVMVNAEGIVKLLDFGIAKLLLDTDSMDTVTQVVPMTPRYASPEQLCGEPVSTLSDIYSLGVMLQELIGSNAPRDLQKIASHAKETQAENRYPAAAEIAVDLRRYLAGEPVLAHEDSLRYRVGKFVMRHRRAVLAASLALLAVLVAAGVSIWQAQVAVRERAKAEAVSSFVIDLLAKANPERGADLKVADVLDDASEQLRSRWTGSSETEAALKQVLASSYRGLGLQEKAIREATDAVRISRGLYGERAVETGLARKELGLAHAMAFHQKEAETEMRAAIEILRHAPRVQDDLDELSLVLAGSLSEWGRPQEAVVLGEESLARIRAAKPANHLDVGSAYCVVGRTYSLLKQPEKRRDALERGAAILRQQARPPLSLASCIHMLAGHYSEAGDYARAAAIETEAIDFFRKRAGSQHADLAAFVIARASQRRGLHQWDLAYQDADEALQLALRSWPRASEGVAYMLYHYGRIECDSGRTEAGLAKLREALAYRSQPNATSPAQLAATQHSVARCLATVGNFDEAGPLARASNQVREKLFPSESRLVRESRELLADIEKRTAPKP; encoded by the coding sequence GTGAACGTAGAACGCTGGCGCAAAGTCGAGGCGATTTTTCACGGTGCGAGGGCGCTGCCTCTCACGGAACGACCGCAGTATTTGCAGGCCGAAAGTGGCAGTGATGAGGAACTTGCTCATGAAGTGCAGCTCCTGCTCGAGGCTGATCTGGCGCAGGATGGTCTGGACAATCCGTTTGGCGTTGCGGCATTCTTTGAGACGGAGCACGAGCCGGTGGATGGGCAGCGGATTGGCGCCTACCGGCTGATCCGCAAGATTGGCAGCGGCGGGATGGGGGCCGTGTTTCTTGCCGAACGCGCGGACGAGGTGTTTCATAAGCAGGTGGCACTCAAGTTGATGAGTGGTGGTGGGGCGAGCCTGGCCAGGCGTTTTCAGAAGGAGCGGCAGATTCTTGCTGCCTTGGAGCATCCCAACATCACGCGGCTTCTGGATGGTGGCGTGACCGCGCAAGGCTCACCATACCTCGTCATGGAATTTATCGACGGGAAGGTATTGAGCGACTATGCAAAAGATATTCCGCTCGATGCCAAGCTGCGGCTCTTTGCTAGCGTCTGCGATGCAGTGCACTATGCGCACCAGCGCTTGATCATCCATCGGGATCTGAAGCCCGGCAACGTCATGGTGAACGCCGAGGGCATCGTGAAGCTGCTCGATTTCGGTATTGCGAAGTTGTTGCTCGATACGGATTCGATGGATACCGTGACGCAGGTGGTGCCGATGACGCCCCGTTATGCCAGCCCGGAGCAGTTGTGTGGCGAGCCGGTCTCTACGCTCTCGGATATCTATTCGTTGGGCGTGATGCTGCAGGAGTTGATTGGTTCCAATGCGCCGCGCGACCTGCAAAAAATTGCGTCGCATGCCAAAGAAACGCAAGCGGAGAACCGCTATCCAGCCGCCGCCGAAATCGCTGTGGACCTGCGGCGTTATCTTGCCGGCGAGCCTGTGCTGGCTCATGAAGACAGCTTGCGCTATCGCGTTGGAAAATTTGTCATGCGCCATCGCCGTGCCGTTCTTGCCGCGAGCCTGGCGCTGCTCGCGGTGCTGGTGGCCGCTGGCGTCTCGATCTGGCAGGCCCAAGTTGCGGTGCGGGAGCGGGCCAAGGCTGAGGCCGTGAGTTCCTTTGTGATTGACCTTTTGGCAAAGGCGAATCCGGAACGGGGTGCCGACCTGAAGGTTGCCGATGTACTGGACGATGCGTCGGAACAACTCCGATCCCGCTGGACGGGTTCTTCAGAAACCGAAGCTGCCTTAAAGCAAGTGCTGGCGAGCAGCTATCGCGGTCTTGGTCTGCAAGAGAAGGCGATTCGGGAAGCAACGGATGCTGTCCGGATTTCGCGAGGTCTGTATGGCGAGCGAGCTGTCGAGACTGGGCTCGCACGCAAAGAGTTGGGGCTGGCGCATGCGATGGCCTTTCATCAGAAAGAAGCAGAGACGGAGATGCGCGCCGCGATCGAGATTCTGCGCCACGCGCCGCGGGTGCAGGATGATCTGGATGAGCTCAGCCTGGTGCTTGCCGGGAGTCTGAGTGAGTGGGGCCGCCCTCAGGAAGCAGTGGTGCTGGGGGAAGAATCTCTTGCGCGCATCCGCGCGGCCAAGCCGGCCAATCATCTGGATGTCGGGAGTGCCTACTGTGTGGTGGGCCGCACTTACAGTTTGTTGAAGCAGCCCGAAAAACGGCGGGATGCTCTGGAGCGAGGCGCTGCGATCTTGCGGCAACAGGCGCGTCCCCCCTTGTCTTTGGCGAGTTGCATCCATATGCTGGCGGGACACTATTCAGAAGCCGGGGATTATGCCCGGGCCGCGGCGATTGAAACAGAAGCCATCGACTTTTTTCGCAAGCGGGCCGGGTCGCAACATGCCGACCTGGCCGCGTTTGTGATCGCGCGCGCCTCGCAACGGCGAGGCTTGCACCAATGGGACCTGGCTTATCAGGATGCGGATGAAGCGTTGCAACTCGCGTTGCGGTCCTGGCCGCGGGCCAGCGAAGGTGTGGCGTACATGCTGTATCACTATGGCCGGATCGAATGCGATTCCGGACGCACCGAAGCGGGCTTGGCAAAGTTACGTGAAGCGCTTGCCTACCGGAGCCAGCCGAACGCGACCTCCCCGGCGCAACTGGCGGCAACGCAGCATTCCGTAGCGCGTTGTTTGGCGACCGTTGGAAATTTTGACGAGGCTGGGCCGTTGGCACGGGCGTCGAATCAAGTTCGTGAAAAGCTGTTTCCTTCGGAGTCGCGGCTGGTGCGGGAGTCGCGGGAACTGCTTGCGGATATCGAGAAACGCACGGCTCCAAAGCCCTAA
- a CDS encoding dienelactone hydrolase family protein produces the protein MTRRVLAKALFAAQIGPPPGCKGSDIGTLCEAIRLDANAPDFRDSFLQPRFRKLPEWQKQMQWLVREVLGEPPLEVAPDAKVLERRDRGDHFEELLSFHTTAQLRVPAYLLVPKNAKLPAPAVVALHDHGGYYLWGKEKLLDLPQEHPNLTAFRQNSYDGKAIARELCRRGYVVISIDAFFWGDRRMQLDADAPELKNRERSLSDRAIQDYNRRSSENEDVVARSYQTAGRSWALRMLWDDRRTIDYLVTRPEVDARRIGAVGHSVGGYRSFSLAALDSRIKAAVNANWIASLPYQIPKNVRWSVGDSFFLGGLYRRMDLPDQAALVAPRALMTISGDQDRLFEQTGIRAAHEKIGAIYRKAGVEKKQLCRIYATPHRFSAGMQEDAWAFFAREL, from the coding sequence ATGACAAGACGCGTATTGGCAAAGGCGCTGTTTGCTGCTCAGATTGGACCACCTCCTGGATGTAAAGGGAGCGATATCGGCACACTCTGCGAAGCGATTCGATTGGATGCAAACGCGCCGGACTTTCGTGATTCTTTCTTGCAACCACGGTTCCGAAAGCTGCCGGAGTGGCAGAAACAAATGCAATGGCTTGTCCGTGAAGTCTTGGGCGAGCCGCCGTTAGAAGTGGCTCCGGACGCGAAAGTTCTCGAACGCCGCGATCGGGGAGATCACTTCGAGGAACTGTTGTCTTTCCATACGACGGCGCAGCTTCGCGTGCCGGCCTATCTTCTGGTTCCCAAGAACGCGAAGTTGCCGGCGCCCGCTGTTGTCGCGCTCCATGACCACGGTGGCTACTATCTTTGGGGCAAAGAGAAGCTGCTGGATCTGCCTCAAGAGCATCCGAATCTGACAGCCTTTCGCCAGAACAGCTATGACGGCAAGGCGATCGCGCGCGAGTTGTGCCGGAGAGGCTATGTTGTGATCTCGATCGATGCTTTCTTCTGGGGAGATCGCAGAATGCAATTGGACGCAGATGCTCCCGAACTGAAGAATCGGGAACGGAGTTTGAGCGATCGCGCGATTCAGGATTACAACCGGCGCAGCAGCGAGAATGAAGACGTCGTGGCGCGCAGCTACCAGACGGCCGGTAGGTCTTGGGCTTTGCGGATGTTGTGGGATGATCGCCGCACCATCGACTATCTGGTGACGCGCCCTGAGGTGGACGCGCGGCGGATCGGAGCCGTGGGGCATTCGGTGGGTGGGTATCGCAGCTTTAGCCTGGCGGCCTTGGATTCGCGCATCAAAGCGGCCGTCAATGCGAACTGGATTGCCAGCCTGCCGTATCAGATTCCGAAGAATGTCCGTTGGAGTGTCGGCGATTCCTTCTTCCTGGGTGGACTTTACCGGAGGATGGATCTGCCCGATCAGGCGGCCCTGGTGGCGCCTCGTGCGCTGATGACGATTTCCGGTGATCAGGACCGTTTATTTGAGCAAACGGGAATTCGCGCCGCACACGAAAAGATCGGGGCGATTTATCGCAAGGCAGGTGTCGAGAAGAAGCAACTGTGCCGCATCTATGCGACGCCCCATCGCTTTTCGGCCGGAATGCAGGAGGATGCCTGGGCGTTCTTTGCGCGTGAGCTATAG
- a CDS encoding sigma-70 family RNA polymerase sigma factor — translation MSVRIPSDITQMLASWSNGDPAALPQLAEALYQDLRRIAISILRRESPNITLQATSLVHELYVKLNTQDRAHFESRGHFFAIAARLMRHIIVDHARHRNAAKRGGGQLPNELADNLATPEMSLDYLALDKALHELQAIDARKGQVVELKFFLGLSIPEIAAFLNISDSTVEREWALSRAWLRKTMRGL, via the coding sequence GTGTCCGTCCGCATTCCAAGTGACATCACGCAAATGCTAGCCTCCTGGTCCAACGGCGATCCGGCAGCATTGCCTCAGTTGGCCGAGGCGCTTTATCAGGACCTGCGCCGCATTGCGATTTCCATTCTGCGCCGGGAAAGCCCGAACATCACGCTGCAAGCCACCTCCCTGGTGCACGAGTTGTATGTCAAGCTCAACACCCAGGACCGCGCCCACTTCGAATCGCGCGGGCATTTTTTTGCCATTGCGGCACGGCTCATGCGGCACATTATTGTCGATCATGCGCGGCATCGCAATGCAGCCAAACGCGGGGGCGGACAGTTGCCGAATGAACTCGCAGACAATCTGGCAACGCCCGAAATGTCCCTCGACTACCTCGCGCTTGACAAAGCGCTGCACGAGCTCCAGGCAATCGACGCACGCAAGGGGCAAGTAGTGGAGCTGAAGTTTTTCCTTGGCTTGTCGATTCCCGAGATCGCTGCCTTCCTCAACATCTCCGATTCCACGGTGGAACGCGAGTGGGCCTTGTCCCGCGCCTGGCTGCGCAAGACGATGCGCGGTCTATAG
- a CDS encoding SDR family oxidoreductase: MKVLQGWSLENCRAVVSGGSRGIGAAIVEQLSALGARVVSASLELPSARPGVIDVAADVSTVAGRDAVLAAIPQDWDGIEILVNNVGMNYRKPTVEYTLEEFEKIQSTNATSMFELSRLLHPRLKASGRASIVNIGSIAGSMSVGSSAAYAMSKAAVAHLGRYLAVEWASDGIRVNTVAPAWVATALTQTIQDSEAAMAVVSERTPLGRMARPEEIASVATFLCLPCASYLTGAVIPVDGGLSVHAMDITSALRQRQ, translated from the coding sequence GTGAAGGTCCTACAGGGTTGGAGTCTTGAGAATTGCCGCGCGGTGGTCAGCGGCGGCTCGCGTGGCATTGGCGCCGCGATCGTTGAGCAGTTATCGGCGTTGGGCGCGCGCGTCGTCAGTGCCTCATTGGAGTTGCCATCGGCGCGGCCGGGGGTGATCGATGTTGCCGCGGACGTATCGACGGTTGCCGGAAGAGATGCGGTACTGGCAGCGATTCCACAGGATTGGGACGGTATCGAGATTCTTGTGAACAACGTCGGCATGAATTACCGGAAGCCCACGGTTGAGTACACACTGGAAGAATTCGAGAAGATCCAAAGTACAAATGCAACGAGCATGTTCGAGCTTTCCCGTCTTCTGCATCCCCGTCTGAAGGCGAGCGGGCGCGCCTCAATCGTCAACATCGGCAGTATTGCAGGATCAATGTCGGTGGGTTCGAGCGCTGCCTATGCAATGAGCAAAGCGGCAGTGGCTCATCTGGGCCGCTATCTGGCCGTGGAGTGGGCGAGCGATGGGATTCGGGTGAACACTGTCGCCCCGGCTTGGGTGGCTACGGCATTGACACAGACCATCCAGGACAGTGAGGCCGCGATGGCTGTCGTCTCCGAGCGGACGCCCTTAGGCCGCATGGCCCGGCCCGAGGAGATCGCCAGTGTCGCCACCTTCCTGTGCCTGCCTTGTGCGAGCTATCTGACGGGCGCTGTGATTCCAGTGGACGGCGGATTGAGCGTTCACGCGATGGACATTACCAGCGCGCTAAGACAAAGGCAATAG
- a CDS encoding CCA tRNA nucleotidyltransferase: MDTKSKAREIVVRLRQEGYAAYWVGGCVRDPLLGLEPQDYDVATSARPQQVIELFPGADAVGASFGVVLTDGIEVATFRSEAAYQDGRHPDQVRYETDPKLDAARRDFTINAIFYDPLTDGYLDFFGGRADIEAHLIRAVGVAGERFREDHLRLLRAIRFATRFAFTVEAVTWQAILQNASQIQLISAERIQEELNRMFTGPDPDRALLLLRESGLLRAIVPECRLERFPVPHPSLPLAWAALLQSCAEPRNILNALRFSNDSKKTILAILASQPRIATARDLPTAAFKKLIRQPNFADHLRLYGPHEIEDRIANTGDLFPAPLLNGADLLALGLPAGPRFKHLLNELEDAQLAGTVTSREEAIAFVLARW, translated from the coding sequence GTGGACACGAAATCCAAAGCCCGCGAGATTGTTGTGCGCCTTCGCCAAGAAGGCTATGCGGCCTACTGGGTGGGCGGTTGCGTGCGCGATCCGTTGCTTGGCCTCGAGCCTCAGGATTACGACGTCGCGACCTCCGCCCGCCCGCAGCAGGTCATCGAGCTCTTCCCTGGCGCTGACGCGGTGGGCGCCAGCTTCGGAGTGGTGCTGACAGACGGGATCGAGGTGGCCACTTTTCGGTCAGAGGCCGCATACCAGGATGGCCGTCATCCAGACCAGGTGCGCTATGAGACCGATCCGAAGCTCGACGCCGCCCGTCGCGATTTCACCATCAATGCCATCTTCTATGACCCCTTGACAGATGGCTATCTTGATTTCTTCGGCGGCCGCGCCGACATTGAGGCCCACCTCATTCGTGCCGTCGGTGTGGCCGGGGAGCGCTTCCGCGAGGACCACCTGCGGCTGCTTCGCGCCATTCGCTTCGCAACACGCTTCGCCTTTACCGTCGAAGCAGTCACATGGCAGGCCATCCTCCAGAATGCCAGCCAAATTCAACTTATCTCCGCCGAACGCATCCAGGAAGAACTCAATCGGATGTTCACGGGACCGGATCCTGATCGCGCGCTCCTCCTGCTCCGGGAGAGCGGCCTGCTGCGAGCCATTGTGCCGGAGTGCCGGCTGGAACGCTTTCCTGTGCCCCACCCTTCGCTTCCCCTCGCCTGGGCCGCACTGCTGCAAAGCTGTGCCGAACCTCGAAACATTCTGAATGCTTTACGGTTTTCGAATGACAGCAAGAAGACCATCCTCGCGATCCTCGCCAGTCAACCCCGCATTGCGACAGCACGCGATCTGCCAACCGCCGCCTTCAAGAAGCTAATCCGGCAGCCCAATTTCGCCGATCACCTGCGGCTCTATGGCCCCCATGAGATCGAAGATCGCATCGCCAATACCGGCGATCTCTTCCCTGCCCCACTCTTGAACGGCGCAGATCTGCTTGCCCTCGGCCTTCCCGCAGGTCCACGGTTCAAGCACTTGCTCAACGAGCTCGAAGATGCCCAACTCGCGGGCACAGTAACGTCGCGCGAAGAAGCTATTGCCTTTGTCTTAGCGCGCTGGTAA
- a CDS encoding amino acid permease → MSSSPLGGSSANPGSSSAGHASTTTKVVVATTVALSFISFWRGAAIVLSDMASTMFYIGGITEQAIGKTAPWFILAVMLYSFAVRSVYMESCSMFVRGGVYVVVRDAMGPMMAKISVSALIVDYILTGPISSVSAGQYLGHLINETLAKLHQPYHIDPATFAASFGVAVTLYFWYSNLKGIHESSQKALRIMQITTVMVVLLLGWSAYTLIVRGGAPLPPSPTLENLRFTPESLGWFEGTFWPSIAGVGLLIAFGHSLLAMSGFETLAQVYREIAYPKMKNLKITGNIVCFYAVMSTGLISMLAVMIIPDSVRPRYYDNLIGGMVESLDGNALLKYGFHLFVVIVGTLILSGAVNTSIIGANGVLNRVAEDGVLLKWFRKPHAKYGTSARIIHLITILQLLTILGSRGDVYLLGEAYAFGVVWSFFMKALGVLALRFQRHDQEYKFPFNFHIAGREIPFGLATMTFSLLLIAIANLVSKKVATVYGITFTIVLFILFSVSEYVNRQKQKRKEKGLEQFNLEHQVEVTADCLEARPGCVLVAVRGWKQMGHLRKVLEKTNLRRHDIVVMTVRPVAVGTGEHDLADEQLFTSYEQELFSHVVQVAEKEGKPVDLLVVPAVDPFDAMVQTANKLKASRLVSGVSPKMASEELARRIGLAWEKLDEPRHPFSLEIIAEGRSSVFVNLGPHPPRLWPEDLDLLHEIWLKLSGDEQFGSRLHHRDVVGLALSRLEKDLNSADRDEIVGQLAKELRKS, encoded by the coding sequence ATGTCCAGTTCCCCTCTCGGTGGTTCTTCCGCCAATCCCGGCAGTTCTAGTGCGGGTCATGCTTCCACAACCACGAAGGTAGTCGTCGCTACGACGGTTGCGCTCTCCTTTATCAGTTTCTGGCGCGGTGCGGCAATCGTGCTCAGTGATATGGCTTCGACGATGTTCTACATCGGTGGCATCACGGAGCAGGCCATCGGCAAGACCGCTCCCTGGTTCATCCTTGCGGTCATGCTGTACAGCTTTGCCGTGCGCAGCGTGTACATGGAGAGCTGTAGCATGTTCGTCCGCGGGGGCGTCTATGTTGTGGTCCGGGACGCGATGGGCCCGATGATGGCCAAGATCAGTGTGAGTGCGCTGATTGTCGATTACATCCTTACTGGACCCATTTCATCCGTATCGGCAGGGCAATACCTTGGCCATCTCATCAACGAGACTTTAGCCAAGCTGCATCAGCCCTATCACATTGATCCCGCAACCTTTGCAGCCAGCTTCGGTGTCGCTGTGACGCTCTACTTCTGGTACAGCAACCTGAAGGGAATCCACGAAAGCTCCCAAAAGGCATTGCGCATTATGCAGATCACTACCGTGATGGTAGTGCTGCTGCTCGGCTGGAGCGCCTACACCTTGATTGTGCGAGGGGGCGCACCTCTTCCGCCTTCCCCCACGCTCGAGAACTTACGGTTCACCCCGGAATCTCTAGGCTGGTTTGAGGGCACCTTTTGGCCCTCTATTGCGGGCGTCGGTCTGTTGATTGCCTTTGGCCATAGCTTGTTGGCGATGAGTGGTTTTGAGACTCTCGCCCAGGTGTATCGCGAAATTGCCTATCCGAAGATGAAAAATCTGAAGATCACGGGCAACATTGTCTGCTTCTATGCCGTGATGTCGACCGGACTCATCTCGATGCTTGCCGTGATGATCATTCCAGATTCGGTCCGGCCCCGCTATTACGACAATCTGATTGGCGGAATGGTGGAGAGTCTCGATGGCAACGCCCTGCTGAAATACGGCTTCCATCTGTTTGTTGTCATTGTCGGTACGCTCATCCTCAGCGGCGCCGTCAATACCTCGATCATTGGGGCCAACGGCGTGTTGAATCGAGTTGCCGAGGATGGCGTACTTCTGAAGTGGTTTCGCAAGCCGCATGCGAAGTACGGCACCAGCGCCCGGATCATTCATCTGATTACGATCCTGCAACTGCTCACCATTCTCGGGTCGCGCGGGGACGTCTATCTGCTTGGCGAAGCGTATGCCTTCGGTGTGGTCTGGAGCTTCTTTATGAAAGCTCTCGGTGTGCTGGCCTTGCGTTTCCAGCGCCACGACCAGGAGTACAAGTTCCCCTTCAACTTCCACATTGCTGGACGCGAGATCCCGTTCGGACTTGCGACGATGACCTTTTCGCTGTTGCTGATTGCGATCGCGAATTTGGTCTCGAAGAAAGTCGCTACCGTCTACGGAATCACGTTCACCATCGTTCTGTTCATCCTGTTCAGCGTGAGCGAATATGTGAATCGCCAGAAACAGAAGCGTAAGGAGAAGGGGCTGGAGCAGTTCAATCTTGAACATCAGGTGGAAGTTACCGCAGATTGTCTTGAAGCGCGTCCTGGCTGCGTGCTGGTGGCTGTGCGCGGTTGGAAGCAGATGGGCCACTTGCGTAAGGTGCTCGAGAAAACGAATCTCCGCCGTCACGACATCGTGGTGATGACGGTCCGTCCTGTTGCTGTCGGCACAGGCGAACATGATCTTGCCGACGAACAACTCTTCACCAGCTACGAGCAGGAACTTTTTTCGCACGTTGTGCAGGTGGCAGAGAAAGAAGGCAAGCCGGTGGACCTTCTTGTGGTTCCCGCAGTGGATCCCTTTGACGCGATGGTGCAGACGGCGAACAAGCTGAAAGCTTCCCGGCTGGTATCTGGCGTCAGTCCGAAGATGGCCAGCGAAGAACTCGCGCGACGCATTGGCTTGGCCTGGGAGAAGTTAGACGAGCCACGGCATCCGTTTTCGCTCGAGATCATTGCGGAAGGCCGTTCCAGCGTTTTCGTCAATCTGGGGCCGCACCCGCCGCGCCTTTGGCCGGAAGATCTCGATTTGCTACATGAGATTTGGCTCAAACTGTCCGGCGACGAACAGTTTGGGAGCCGCCTGCATCATCGTGACGTGGTTGGTCTGGCGTTGAGCCGTCTGGAGAAAGATCTCAATAGCGCGGATCGCGACGAGATTGTCGGTCAACTCGCAAAGGAACTACGCAAGAGTTAA